One genomic segment of Bacteroides caccae includes these proteins:
- a CDS encoding PL29 family lyase N-terminal domain-containing protein, whose translation MKRKFVKVMFFGALALSTVTYVGCKDYDDDIDNLQTQIDANKADIAKLQSFVKEGKWVTNVEDITGGFKITFNDNKSYSITSGKDATPTTIKIDPVTKNWIVNGNDLGICAEGKKGDAGVGTPGKAGYAPEISEDGYWIVWDAEDGKPKKTNVKAATDIYVSADASNPLVWVLNILNKETGEWEKVSMPKSARITGMSVLGVKEDGTVDLGSTQAEATLYYHKATTDIKFNGNDKFKKAGDLLIARGGSKIHALINPVNLKAADIQAYEIGLTDSKGNTSFVVANIADNFSVDALTRVADPEKEPTANKGVYDLTLRFANGVTDTELKALEENTAYALTTKDAWGNEIISGYDVKVAAKAATEQDQPEVEFTAPDEALTYQKSYNLDELFNSELDKVVAYYYEVTKDEAAKVDATFDKDKNTIIAKKEGKMKIKIHYLPVSGTVASTEVTLTFAYVAKQAEIKDMTWVVDGKKLTATSEIVGPSVDEIKKSINGIDSEIEYTDGKVTINGVKDLQYSDEDAKNSITLALVGLNAKGEETTTAENITKYVIKATFDHEHVAAVPHTATVKFKNKKYDQNNSELGNEYLYETTFKITVDQPKNLYTFKHATAYFEDKENAVAYGKVYEGNSPKLISFNLYTLYQANSILEGDATTNSFVKFTEVIPEKSGNKVAKAWLTEQGTDNGAISVEPSPLHGGVNTSRSITVTYAPFGNTRLNAIVDKFNLKVLSEIYQGSFDFVKKFKIDGKDVQKGEKEDNPIEIEGTGTVEILESDFIRKDARANDYGFDDNRIVSVKVELADDDAKTYLTIDNTEFKMGTEVAAQSGTEQKMNTVTIGKNQTAGAIINAPTCKVNINILDKWGMTKTASIYVKVNK comes from the coding sequence ATGAAAAGAAAATTTGTAAAAGTGATGTTCTTCGGGGCGTTGGCACTTTCTACTGTCACCTATGTAGGCTGTAAGGACTACGATGATGACATCGACAATCTACAAACACAGATTGACGCAAACAAAGCCGACATCGCCAAGTTGCAGAGTTTTGTAAAAGAAGGTAAATGGGTGACTAATGTTGAAGACATTACCGGTGGATTTAAGATAACTTTTAATGATAATAAAAGTTATTCTATCACAAGCGGTAAGGATGCTACTCCAACGACAATCAAGATTGATCCGGTAACAAAGAACTGGATTGTCAATGGCAATGACCTAGGTATTTGTGCTGAAGGTAAAAAAGGTGATGCGGGAGTAGGAACTCCGGGCAAAGCTGGATATGCACCGGAAATTTCTGAAGATGGATATTGGATAGTTTGGGATGCAGAAGACGGAAAACCTAAAAAAACAAATGTTAAAGCTGCTACAGATATCTATGTAAGTGCTGACGCTAGCAATCCATTGGTTTGGGTATTGAATATTCTCAATAAGGAAACAGGAGAATGGGAAAAGGTTTCTATGCCGAAATCTGCTCGTATCACCGGTATGAGTGTGCTAGGTGTAAAAGAGGATGGTACTGTTGATTTAGGCTCTACACAAGCTGAAGCGACTCTGTATTATCATAAAGCAACCACAGACATCAAATTTAATGGAAATGATAAATTTAAGAAAGCAGGTGATTTACTTATTGCCAGAGGTGGTAGTAAGATTCACGCTTTGATTAATCCGGTGAATCTGAAAGCTGCAGATATTCAGGCTTACGAAATCGGTCTGACAGATTCTAAAGGTAATACTAGCTTTGTTGTAGCTAATATTGCAGATAATTTTAGTGTAGATGCTTTGACTCGTGTAGCAGACCCAGAAAAAGAACCTACTGCTAACAAAGGTGTTTATGATTTGACTCTCAGATTTGCAAATGGAGTAACTGATACAGAATTGAAGGCCTTGGAAGAGAATACTGCTTATGCTCTTACAACAAAAGATGCATGGGGTAATGAAATCATTTCCGGATATGACGTAAAGGTTGCGGCTAAAGCTGCTACAGAACAAGACCAACCAGAAGTCGAGTTTACTGCTCCTGACGAAGCCTTGACTTATCAGAAGAGCTATAATTTGGATGAACTGTTTAACAGTGAATTAGATAAGGTGGTAGCTTACTATTATGAAGTTACTAAGGACGAAGCTGCTAAGGTGGATGCAACATTTGATAAAGATAAGAATACAATTATTGCAAAGAAGGAAGGTAAAATGAAGATTAAGATTCACTATCTTCCTGTTAGTGGAACAGTTGCTAGTACTGAAGTAACACTGACTTTTGCTTATGTAGCTAAACAGGCTGAAATCAAAGATATGACTTGGGTTGTAGATGGCAAGAAATTAACAGCTACTTCTGAAATTGTTGGTCCTTCAGTAGATGAAATTAAAAAGTCTATTAATGGCATTGATTCCGAAATTGAATATACTGACGGTAAGGTAACAATCAATGGAGTAAAGGATTTACAATACTCAGACGAAGATGCTAAAAATAGTATTACATTAGCTTTGGTAGGTCTGAATGCAAAAGGTGAAGAAACGACTACAGCGGAAAACATTACTAAGTATGTAATCAAAGCTACATTCGATCATGAACATGTTGCTGCTGTACCTCATACCGCAACAGTTAAATTCAAGAATAAAAAATATGATCAAAACAATTCAGAGCTGGGTAATGAATATTTGTATGAAACTACATTCAAAATTACTGTAGATCAGCCGAAGAATCTGTATACATTCAAACATGCAACTGCTTACTTTGAGGACAAAGAGAATGCTGTAGCTTACGGTAAAGTATATGAAGGTAATAGTCCTAAACTTATTTCTTTCAACCTTTATACCTTGTATCAAGCTAATTCTATTCTTGAAGGTGATGCAACAACTAATAGCTTTGTGAAATTCACAGAAGTAATACCGGAAAAGAGTGGTAACAAAGTAGCTAAAGCATGGTTAACAGAACAAGGTACTGATAATGGGGCAATTTCAGTCGAACCTTCTCCTTTACACGGTGGTGTTAATACAAGTCGTAGTATTACGGTTACTTATGCACCATTCGGAAATACTCGTTTGAATGCTATTGTTGACAAATTTAACTTGAAAGTATTATCTGAAATTTATCAAGGTAGTTTCGATTTTGTGAAGAAGTTCAAAATCGACGGAAAAGATGTACAGAAAGGTGAGAAAGAGGATAATCCGATTGAAATAGAAGGAACAGGTACTGTCGAAATACTAGAAAGTGATTTCATCAGAAAAGATGCTCGTGCTAATGACTATGGCTTTGATGATAATAGAATTGTATCGGTTAAGGTTGAGTTAGCAGATGATGACGCTAAAACTTATCTGACAATTGACAACACTGAGTTTAAGATGGGAACTGAAGTTGCTGCACAGTCTGGAACAGAACAAAAAATGAACACTGTTACTATTGGAAAGAATCAGACCGCAGGAGCCATTATAAATGCTCCTACTTGTAAAGTCAACATCAATATTCTTGACAAGTGGGGTATGACGAAAACAGCATCAATCTATGTTAAAGTGAACAAATAA
- a CDS encoding energy transducer TonB, producing the protein MKKIVFFILLLTLSFRLTAQIDYLEPVKPFTTYTGELGEYYRNVFSLLNTGFQQQPYARFVAIPSFSPEYAMSVEKKGGRYCLVSNTLSRTYWQAEKGTVTVDTRSVVISSSLYQSLGAIFRTVTSQVQDLDGSTAGLDGVVYYFTSTDAKGTNQMGRKWSPKKGSLMDRLVLVCQSAYMLSRGEDISEQAVAEEAAALLKELQQRTKEQPDAYKKPMYVGIYQVGPQQRSLSGKQIEELAHLSGTTPEEYIADQMVYPANLLAKNISGYALCEFTIDKEGVILRPHILKATHSEFAEEALRIVKGMPKWSPALAGGKPTDSNYTLYIPFRPKLYKP; encoded by the coding sequence ATGAAAAAGATTGTTTTCTTTATTCTACTTTTGACCTTATCTTTTCGTCTTACGGCACAGATTGATTATCTGGAGCCGGTGAAACCTTTCACTACTTACACAGGCGAATTGGGCGAATATTATCGCAATGTATTTTCTTTATTGAACACAGGCTTTCAGCAACAACCGTATGCTCGTTTTGTAGCAATTCCTTCTTTCTCGCCCGAGTATGCCATGTCGGTAGAGAAGAAGGGTGGGCGTTATTGTTTGGTTTCGAACACATTGTCGCGTACCTATTGGCAAGCAGAGAAAGGAACAGTGACGGTAGATACGAGATCGGTGGTTATCAGTTCGTCCCTTTATCAGTCTTTGGGTGCCATTTTTCGTACGGTGACGAGTCAGGTGCAGGATTTGGACGGTTCTACGGCAGGTTTGGACGGAGTCGTTTATTATTTCACTTCGACGGATGCGAAAGGTACAAATCAGATGGGACGTAAGTGGTCCCCGAAAAAAGGTTCTTTAATGGATCGTCTTGTGTTGGTCTGTCAGTCGGCTTATATGTTATCCAGAGGAGAAGATATTTCGGAACAGGCGGTGGCGGAAGAAGCTGCTGCTTTATTGAAGGAGTTGCAACAGCGCACTAAGGAGCAACCGGATGCTTATAAGAAACCGATGTATGTCGGAATTTATCAGGTGGGGCCTCAGCAGAGGTCGCTTTCCGGCAAACAGATAGAAGAACTTGCTCATTTGTCCGGCACTACTCCGGAAGAATATATTGCAGATCAAATGGTTTATCCGGCAAATCTTTTAGCCAAGAATATATCGGGATATGCTTTGTGTGAGTTTACGATTGATAAGGAAGGAGTGATTCTGCGTCCTCATATTTTGAAAGCTACTCATTCCGAGTTTGCCGAGGAGGCTCTTCGTATTGTAAAGGGAATGCCGAAATGGTCGCCGGCACTGGCGGGAGGAAAGCCGACGGATAGTAACTATACGCTTTATATTCCTTTCCGTCCAAAGTTATATAAGCCATAG
- a CDS encoding tyrosine-type recombinase/integrase has protein sequence MSKVLGFMKQVARGLQMEGNFGTAHVYRSSLNAIIAYRGKDDFAFNEVTSEWLKGFEVYLRSRGCSWNTVSTYLRTFRAVYNRAVDLRRAPYVPHLFRSVYTGTRADHKRALGNEDMKRVFCKLSQSSGASSNMRRAQEFFILMFLLRGMPFVDLAYLRKSDLRDNVITYRRRKTGRPLSVTLIPEAMILVKKYMNRDSFSPYLFPFLESREGTKEAYREYQLALRSFNQQLMLLGELLGLGDKLSSYTARHTWATTAYYCEIHPGIISEAMGHSSITVTETYLKPFRSKKIDEANKQVLDFIKRSVIGLNT, from the coding sequence ATGTCAAAAGTATTAGGATTTATGAAGCAAGTAGCCCGTGGGCTACAAATGGAGGGAAACTTTGGAACTGCTCATGTCTATCGCAGCAGTCTCAATGCCATTATTGCTTATCGTGGGAAAGATGATTTTGCCTTCAATGAGGTAACTTCAGAGTGGTTAAAAGGGTTCGAAGTTTATCTTCGTAGTCGTGGGTGTAGTTGGAATACGGTTTCTACCTATCTGCGCACTTTTCGTGCCGTTTACAATCGTGCCGTCGATCTTCGTCGGGCACCATACGTGCCGCATCTGTTCCGTTCGGTGTATACGGGAACTCGTGCCGACCATAAACGGGCTTTGGGTAATGAAGATATGAAAAGGGTCTTTTGCAAATTGTCACAATCTTCGGGTGCATCTTCGAATATGCGCCGTGCACAAGAATTTTTCATTCTTATGTTTCTACTTCGAGGTATGCCGTTTGTCGATCTTGCTTATCTACGCAAGAGTGATTTGCGTGATAATGTGATCACGTATCGTCGGCGTAAAACAGGCCGTCCCCTGTCGGTGACGTTAATTCCGGAAGCAATGATTCTGGTAAAGAAATACATGAACCGCGATTCTTTTTCTCCTTATCTCTTTCCTTTTTTGGAAAGCCGTGAAGGAACAAAAGAAGCGTATCGGGAATATCAGTTGGCGTTGCGCAGCTTTAATCAACAACTAATGTTGCTGGGAGAGTTATTAGGACTAGGCGATAAATTAAGCTCGTACACCGCCCGCCACACTTGGGCTACGACGGCTTATTATTGCGAAATTCATCCGGGTATTATTTCCGAAGCTATGGGACATTCGTCTATCACTGTAACGGAAACATACCTCAAGCCTTTCCGAAGCAAAAAAATTGATGAAGCAAATAAACAAGTTCTCGATTTTATAAAGCGCTCAGTAATAGGATTAAATACCTGA
- a CDS encoding ABC transporter ATP-binding protein gives MMIELQNVGFAYNNKHTVFSNLNLYIDRGDIVSIVGNSGCGKTTLLNLIAGVLLPSKGEIKKSDKNIAYLMQDVTLLPYRTAWENTFLACELRGIPVDNIQKQAAKEILDLFNIETEALNKFPKELSGGMKQRIGLLQTLLTDASLFLLDEPFNAIDINALNSIKLYIWEYLIKSNKTMIFITHNIDQALLLSDRILIMRSPTELLEIKPTKEYCSLSPDERIDTSEYKKLFFEIVENLKYEK, from the coding sequence ATGATGATTGAACTACAAAATGTAGGGTTTGCCTACAATAACAAACATACAGTATTTTCTAATTTAAATCTTTATATTGATAGAGGAGATATTGTATCTATTGTCGGCAATAGCGGTTGCGGAAAAACGACATTGCTGAATCTTATTGCCGGAGTTTTACTACCTTCTAAAGGAGAAATCAAGAAATCGGATAAGAATATAGCCTATTTGATGCAGGATGTCACATTATTGCCTTATAGGACAGCGTGGGAAAACACTTTTCTTGCTTGTGAACTACGGGGAATACCTGTTGACAACATACAGAAGCAGGCTGCCAAAGAAATACTAGACTTATTCAACATAGAAACGGAAGCTCTAAACAAGTTCCCCAAAGAACTCTCCGGAGGAATGAAACAACGGATCGGATTGTTACAAACTCTACTCACCGACGCTTCATTATTTTTGCTTGATGAACCTTTTAACGCCATTGATATTAATGCACTGAACAGTATTAAACTCTATATATGGGAATACCTCATCAAGAGTAATAAAACAATGATCTTTATCACCCATAATATTGATCAGGCATTGCTTTTAAGCGACCGTATTCTAATTATGAGAAGTCCAACTGAATTATTAGAAATAAAGCCCACTAAAGAATATTGCTCACTTTCCCCTGACGAAAGAATAGACACAAGCGAATATAAGAAACTTTTTTTTGAAATCGTTGAGAATTTGAAATATGAGAAATAA
- a CDS encoding ABC transporter permease: MRNKILQWLPLAVLLIAWEAYAKFQSGFSTMFSSPVRIITLLYEKTVSGDLPYHTFITAYESFVGLLFGLFIGCIIGFILVYFPKCSKIAHPYIIALSSIPTFALAPLMIIWFGTGLKMKIVLAFLSTVFITAFQTYEGASKISESDDTFFKINHATNKQRFWMLSFPASLDWVIQSLKLNAGFCVLGAFIGEFIASEAGLGYIILKASGLYDTTYVFAAIICIILLSMFFNLLAVFVNKYKLRIIRFATMKYGK; this comes from the coding sequence ATGAGAAATAAAATATTACAATGGTTACCATTGGCTGTTTTACTGATTGCTTGGGAAGCATATGCCAAATTTCAGTCAGGCTTTTCAACCATGTTTTCTTCCCCTGTGAGAATAATAACATTGTTATATGAGAAAACGGTATCTGGCGACCTGCCATATCATACATTCATAACTGCTTATGAATCATTTGTCGGATTGCTGTTTGGGCTATTCATTGGATGTATTATAGGTTTTATTTTAGTCTATTTTCCAAAATGCTCGAAAATAGCTCATCCTTATATAATAGCACTTAGTTCAATTCCTACTTTCGCATTGGCTCCTCTAATGATTATTTGGTTTGGAACCGGATTGAAAATGAAAATTGTATTGGCATTCCTCTCTACTGTTTTTATTACTGCTTTTCAAACCTATGAAGGAGCAAGCAAAATCTCTGAAAGTGACGATACTTTTTTCAAAATCAATCATGCTACCAACAAACAACGCTTTTGGATGCTCTCATTCCCAGCCTCACTGGATTGGGTTATCCAATCACTCAAACTGAATGCCGGCTTCTGTGTTTTGGGAGCATTCATTGGCGAATTTATAGCCTCTGAAGCTGGTTTAGGATATATCATTCTAAAAGCAAGTGGCTTATACGATACCACCTATGTCTTTGCCGCTATTATATGTATTATCTTACTTTCTATGTTTTTTAATTTGTTGGCCGTATTCGTAAACAAATATAAATTGAGGATAATTCGTTTTGCAACAATGAAATATGGTAAATAA
- a CDS encoding ABC transporter substrate-binding protein produces the protein MKSVYYYLSVLIIFLSACHTNKSELETIKVAQFGDVFIYIPLYLANTKGFFKEEGLKVDLINTGGDDKTYAAVIGGSALFGIADPTFVAIAKEQGIDGCVIGSIVNSVPFWALTKNPNVPQITNSAMLAPYSVATFSAPSTAYTVQTEMFKEANLPTNIRQGAFGTLLPMLDTGNADIALELEPNVSIAVANGAKVVYSFADKYPDFTFTGITTSKKTIDEKPEIVQHFINAITKAEKFAHEYPDSAAYYMAELYPDVNKNIIAQAIKRMVDSNTLPQNAVISPEAWKQAVALRHRMGDLKSLDNIESVLDMNFAEKAR, from the coding sequence ATGAAAAGTGTATATTATTATCTGTCAGTGCTGATTATATTTCTTTCAGCATGTCATACCAATAAATCAGAATTAGAAACAATTAAAGTTGCACAGTTTGGAGATGTATTCATATATATACCTCTATATTTGGCAAATACCAAAGGATTTTTCAAAGAAGAAGGTTTGAAAGTTGATCTGATAAACACTGGAGGGGACGATAAAACCTATGCAGCGGTAATTGGTGGTTCCGCTTTATTTGGTATTGCAGATCCTACTTTTGTTGCTATTGCTAAGGAACAAGGAATAGATGGATGTGTGATAGGAAGTATTGTCAACAGTGTTCCCTTTTGGGCTCTGACAAAAAATCCCAATGTTCCTCAGATTACGAATTCCGCGATGTTAGCTCCTTACAGCGTAGCTACCTTCTCTGCTCCTTCTACAGCATATACAGTTCAAACTGAAATGTTCAAAGAAGCTAATTTGCCTACAAATATCAGACAAGGTGCATTTGGAACTTTATTACCTATGCTTGATACCGGCAATGCTGATATCGCCCTTGAATTGGAACCGAATGTTTCAATAGCGGTAGCCAATGGAGCAAAGGTCGTTTATTCTTTTGCTGATAAATATCCGGATTTTACCTTCACAGGTATCACAACAAGTAAAAAGACTATCGATGAAAAACCTGAAATAGTCCAGCATTTTATCAATGCTATTACCAAAGCTGAAAAATTTGCACATGAGTATCCTGATAGTGCCGCTTACTATATGGCAGAACTATACCCTGATGTGAATAAGAATATAATAGCACAGGCCATCAAACGCATGGTAGACTCAAACACATTACCTCAAAACGCAGTAATCTCACCGGAAGCTTGGAAACAAGCCGTTGCATTACGTCACCGTATGGGAGATTTAAAATCATTGGATAATATAGAAAGTGTATTAGATATGAATTTCGCTGAAAAAGCACGTTGA